Proteins from one Gibbsiella quercinecans genomic window:
- a CDS encoding ABC transporter substrate-binding protein has protein sequence MKAKTLLLLILAGLSAHALAATPPTTLVVAQSLDDIVSLDPAEANELSSIQTIPSLYQRLVQADRDAPAKITPVLAESWQADAAAKTLTVKLRPQAVFTSGNPLTADDVIFSYSRAVKMNKSPAFILNVLGWQPDNIDAQLTKIDQHTVQLRWIADVSPAVALNILSTPIASIVDSKTVQHNVKSGDYGNAWLKMHSAGSGPFTMRVYQPHQAIVLDANPTTTGSKPLLHSIIIKNVPDPATRRLLIQQGDADIARELGPDQTIALKSQPGIKVLEIPSAELNYLAFNTGNTANPLLKNPAFWEAARYLVDYQGITRDLLKGQYFVHQSFLPIGMPGALEDNPFSFDPAKAKAILAKAGITHAAFTLDVENKPPFITIAEALQASFAAGGVKVELLPAAGSQVYARVRARQHQAAIRLWIPDYFDAHSNASAFAYNDGKASTVAGLNGWQIPQLNKQTLAAVAEADPAKRTALYTELQQALQRSSPYVFIDQAKTEVALRDNVKGYQQGLNADMVYYDRVSK, from the coding sequence ATGAAAGCCAAAACGCTGCTTCTGTTGATCCTGGCCGGCCTTTCCGCCCATGCGCTGGCCGCCACGCCGCCCACCACGTTAGTGGTGGCGCAATCGCTTGATGATATCGTCAGCCTCGATCCGGCCGAAGCCAACGAACTGTCCAGCATCCAAACCATTCCCAGCCTTTACCAACGGCTGGTCCAGGCCGATCGCGACGCCCCGGCTAAAATCACACCGGTGCTGGCGGAAAGCTGGCAGGCGGACGCGGCGGCGAAAACATTAACCGTCAAGCTACGCCCGCAGGCGGTTTTCACCTCCGGCAACCCATTGACCGCCGACGACGTGATCTTCTCCTATAGCCGCGCGGTGAAGATGAATAAATCCCCGGCGTTTATCCTCAACGTGCTGGGTTGGCAGCCAGATAACATTGACGCGCAGTTAACGAAAATCGACCAACACACGGTGCAACTGCGCTGGATCGCCGATGTCAGCCCGGCGGTGGCGCTGAATATCCTTTCCACGCCGATTGCCTCCATCGTCGACAGCAAAACCGTGCAGCACAACGTGAAAAGCGGCGACTACGGCAATGCCTGGCTGAAAATGCACTCGGCCGGCAGCGGCCCGTTCACTATGCGCGTTTACCAGCCGCACCAGGCGATTGTGCTGGATGCCAACCCGACCACCACAGGCAGCAAGCCGCTGCTGCACAGCATCATCATTAAAAACGTGCCGGATCCCGCCACCCGCCGCCTGCTCATCCAGCAGGGCGACGCCGACATCGCCCGCGAACTGGGGCCGGATCAAACCATCGCGCTGAAGAGCCAGCCGGGGATCAAGGTGCTGGAGATCCCCTCTGCCGAACTTAACTATCTGGCGTTCAACACCGGCAACACCGCTAATCCGCTGCTGAAAAACCCGGCGTTCTGGGAAGCGGCGCGCTACCTGGTGGATTACCAAGGCATCACCCGGGATCTGCTGAAGGGCCAGTATTTCGTTCACCAAAGCTTCTTGCCGATCGGTATGCCCGGCGCGCTGGAAGATAATCCATTCAGTTTCGATCCGGCCAAAGCCAAGGCCATCCTGGCTAAAGCCGGCATCACCCACGCCGCCTTCACGCTGGACGTAGAAAACAAACCGCCGTTCATCACCATTGCCGAAGCCTTGCAGGCCAGCTTCGCCGCGGGTGGTGTGAAGGTCGAACTGCTGCCGGCCGCCGGCAGCCAGGTGTATGCGCGGGTGCGCGCCCGGCAGCACCAGGCCGCCATCCGCCTGTGGATACCGGACTATTTCGACGCCCATTCCAACGCCAGCGCCTTTGCCTATAACGACGGCAAGGCCAGCACGGTCGCCGGTTTGAACGGCTGGCAGATCCCGCAGTTGAACAAGCAAACGCTGGCCGCGGTGGCCGAGGCCGATCCGGCTAAGCGCACCGCGTTGTATACTGAACTACAGCAGGCGCTGCAACGCAGCTCACCTTATGTGTTTATCGATCAGGCCAAAACCGAAGTGGCGCTGCGCGATAACGTTAAAGGCTACCAGCAGGGCCTGAATGCCGATATGGTCTACTACGATCGCGTCAGTAAATAA
- the pyrI gene encoding aspartate carbamoyltransferase regulatory subunit encodes MTHDNKLQVEAIKCGTVIDHIPAQIGFKLLTLFKLTATDQRITIGLNLPSKALGHKDLIKIENTFLTEQQANQLAMYAPKATVNRIDNYEVVRKLTLSLPDHIDGVLTCPNSNCISRSEPVSSSFSVKSREGDVHLKCRYCEKEFEHQVVLQAD; translated from the coding sequence ATGACTCACGATAACAAACTCCAGGTTGAAGCGATCAAATGCGGTACGGTGATTGACCACATCCCGGCGCAGATCGGTTTTAAACTGCTCACCCTGTTCAAGCTGACCGCGACCGACCAGCGCATCACCATCGGCCTGAACCTGCCTTCCAAGGCGCTGGGGCACAAGGATCTTATCAAGATCGAGAACACCTTCCTGACCGAGCAGCAGGCCAACCAGTTGGCGATGTACGCGCCGAAGGCCACGGTCAACCGCATCGACAATTACGAAGTGGTGCGCAAACTGACGCTAAGTCTGCCGGACCACATCGACGGCGTGCTGACCTGCCCCAACAGCAACTGCATCAGCCGCAGCGAGCCGGTGTCGTCCAGCTTCAGCGTGAAGTCACGGGAAGGCGACGTGCACCTCAAATGCCGCTACTGCGAAAAAGAGTTTGAACATCAGGTGGTTCTGCAAGCGGACTGA
- the rraB gene encoding ribonuclease E inhibitor RraB — protein sequence MANRALLEEQREETRLIIEELLDDGSDPDALYTIEHHLSAEKFEVLEQAAVEAFKLGYEVTDAEELEGEDGVLLMCCDVISELGLNADAIDQQVEQLVQLAEKIGVNYDGWGTYFEDPNGEDGEDDEDGDFIDEDDDGKRH from the coding sequence ATGGCAAACCGCGCATTGCTGGAAGAACAACGTGAAGAAACCCGCCTGATCATCGAAGAACTGCTGGATGACGGCAGCGATCCTGATGCGCTCTATACCATCGAGCATCACCTTTCCGCTGAAAAGTTCGAGGTGCTGGAACAGGCTGCGGTTGAGGCGTTTAAGCTGGGCTACGAAGTGACCGATGCCGAAGAGCTGGAAGGGGAAGATGGCGTCTTGCTGATGTGCTGCGACGTGATCAGTGAACTTGGCCTGAATGCTGATGCTATCGATCAACAGGTGGAACAGCTGGTGCAGTTGGCCGAGAAAATCGGCGTCAACTACGACGGTTGGGGCACTTACTTCGAAGATCCGAACGGTGAAGACGGCGAGGATGACGAAGACGGCGATTTCATCGACGAAGACGACGACGGCAAACGCCACTGA
- the argF gene encoding ornithine carbamoyltransferase, with protein MSTMNPFYKRHFLRLMDFTPAEILALLKLAADLKQAKKQGQETRHLQGKNIALIFEKDSTRTRCSFEVAAYDQGAQVTYLGPSGSQIGHKESMKDTARVLGRMYDGIQYRGYGQELVETLAHYAGVPVWNGLTNEFHPTQLLADLLTVQEHLPGKTLADVKFAYIGDARNNMGNTLMEAAALVGMDLRLVAPKACWPEAELVAECQALAQQTGGKITLTDEIAIGVKGVDFLYTDVWVSMGEPKEAWQERIQQLRPYQVNMAMVQQTGNPAVKFLHCLPAFHDDKTTIGKQMAEQYGLHGGMEVTDEVFESEHSVVFDQAENRLHTIKAVMVATLSQTL; from the coding sequence ATGAGCACGATGAACCCATTTTATAAACGTCATTTCTTAAGGTTAATGGATTTCACTCCCGCCGAGATCCTGGCGCTGCTTAAGCTGGCAGCCGATCTGAAACAGGCGAAAAAACAGGGCCAGGAAACCCGCCACCTGCAGGGTAAAAATATCGCGCTCATCTTCGAAAAAGACTCAACCCGCACCCGATGCTCTTTCGAAGTTGCCGCATACGATCAAGGCGCCCAGGTGACCTACCTCGGCCCAAGCGGCAGCCAGATCGGCCATAAGGAATCCATGAAAGACACCGCGCGCGTGCTTGGCCGCATGTACGACGGTATTCAATACCGCGGCTACGGCCAGGAACTGGTGGAAACCCTGGCGCACTATGCCGGCGTGCCGGTGTGGAACGGCCTGACCAACGAGTTCCACCCGACCCAACTGCTGGCGGATCTGCTCACCGTGCAGGAACACCTGCCGGGCAAAACCCTGGCGGACGTCAAGTTCGCCTATATCGGCGACGCCCGCAATAACATGGGCAACACCCTGATGGAAGCCGCGGCGCTGGTGGGGATGGACCTGCGCCTGGTGGCGCCGAAAGCCTGCTGGCCGGAAGCCGAACTGGTTGCCGAGTGCCAGGCGCTGGCGCAGCAGACCGGCGGCAAAATCACCCTGACGGATGAGATTGCCATCGGCGTGAAAGGCGTGGACTTCCTGTATACCGATGTGTGGGTATCCATGGGCGAACCGAAAGAAGCCTGGCAGGAGCGCATCCAGCAGTTGCGGCCTTATCAGGTGAACATGGCCATGGTGCAGCAGACCGGCAACCCGGCGGTGAAATTCCTGCACTGCCTGCCGGCGTTCCACGACGATAAAACCACCATTGGCAAACAGATGGCGGAACAGTACGGCCTGCACGGCGGCATGGAAGTCACCGACGAGGTGTTTGAATCCGAACACAGCGTGGTGTTCGATCAGGCGGAAAACCGCCTGCACACCATCAAAGCGGTGATGGTCGCGACGCTAAGCCAAACGCTGTAA
- a CDS encoding acyltransferase family protein gives MNISKGKSNYLKGIAIILMLAHHLFSFPERISPEVSINYIGILPGTDMYIETYLGLFGRICVAMFLFLSGYGFSLRREVSAKYIFGKLKSLYISYWLVIFIFVPIGIIFYPGPTFSTSITTFIENLIGIKSTYNGEWWFFRLYVLYLLSLPLLIKLNNYTLLLVMLLAAGIGKVLTSHDLAPLFISDYFVWLLPFGLGMVFGRANDFPKNALIAKVLNKIETTPAIWLFLLTAIAFILLKNLGLILATPLFISALMKSSEKINATLYGVVDALGRHSMYMWLTHSFYCYHFAQKAIFYPMYTPLILMLLIAVSYLTSVVLAHIERMIKRPFVANMDTAG, from the coding sequence ATGAATATCTCAAAAGGGAAATCCAACTATTTAAAGGGCATTGCGATTATATTAATGCTGGCCCACCATCTTTTTTCTTTTCCTGAACGAATCAGCCCCGAGGTATCAATAAATTACATAGGAATACTGCCAGGTACCGATATGTATATTGAAACCTATCTTGGCTTGTTTGGGCGCATCTGCGTTGCGATGTTTTTATTCCTTTCTGGCTATGGTTTTTCTTTACGGAGAGAAGTCTCCGCTAAATATATTTTCGGTAAGTTGAAAAGTCTCTATATTAGCTATTGGCTGGTTATTTTTATTTTTGTGCCAATCGGGATAATATTTTATCCTGGCCCGACTTTCTCAACGTCAATCACCACATTTATTGAAAACCTGATCGGGATAAAATCCACCTACAATGGTGAGTGGTGGTTCTTTAGGCTTTACGTATTGTATCTGCTTTCTCTGCCGTTATTGATTAAACTGAATAACTATACATTATTGTTGGTTATGTTATTGGCTGCGGGTATTGGCAAGGTCTTAACCAGTCATGATTTGGCGCCGTTGTTTATCAGCGATTACTTTGTCTGGCTACTGCCATTTGGCCTTGGCATGGTCTTTGGCCGCGCGAATGACTTTCCTAAGAACGCGTTAATCGCAAAGGTTCTGAATAAGATCGAAACCACGCCGGCTATTTGGCTGTTTCTCCTGACGGCGATTGCTTTCATCTTATTGAAGAACCTGGGCTTGATCCTCGCAACGCCGTTATTTATTAGTGCGTTGATGAAGTCCTCTGAAAAAATAAATGCAACGTTGTATGGCGTTGTCGATGCGCTTGGCCGGCACTCAATGTATATGTGGCTTACCCACAGTTTTTATTGTTACCACTTTGCGCAGAAAGCGATTTTCTACCCGATGTATACGCCATTAATACTCATGCTATTGATCGCGGTTTCATATCTGACCAGCGTTGTGCTGGCCCATATTGAACGCATGATCAAAAGGCCGTTCGTGGCCAACATGGATACCGCAGGTTGA
- a CDS encoding circularly permuted type 2 ATP-grasp protein yields the protein MLNIDLSASPFFDEMLLAEGKHRGHYEAYWHWLQQADQKAIQRKKEEAALLFHRVGITFNVYGEDDGAERLIPFDSVPRIIPAGEWAMLDRGIRQRVQALNAFLHDIYHQQHILKAGIIPAEQVLANDQYQPCMQGVDLHRNIYAHIIGVDMVRNSDGQYYVLEDNLRTPSGVSYMLENRKMMMRLYPELFAQQRIRPVERYPSYLLQTLRESTPVNDPTVVVLTPGRFNSAYFEHSFLAQQMGVELVESADLFVKDGVVFMRTTEGPCKVDVIYRRVDDAFLDPLAFRPDSMLGVPGLLSVYRAGNVVLANAIGTGVADDKSIYPYVPEMVRFYLQEEPILNNVPTWQCRHPNELSYVLANLEKMVVKEVHGAGGYGMLIGPAATKDEIAHFRTLLQTKPHNYIAQHTLALSTCPTFVNEGLAPRHIDLRPFALSGAEIRLVPGGLTRVALAEGSLVVNSSQGGGTKDTWVLEDDAC from the coding sequence ATGCTAAATATAGACCTTTCTGCTTCACCGTTTTTTGATGAGATGTTACTGGCTGAGGGGAAACACCGCGGCCACTACGAAGCTTACTGGCATTGGCTGCAACAGGCCGACCAAAAGGCCATTCAACGTAAAAAAGAAGAAGCTGCACTGCTGTTTCACCGTGTGGGAATTACCTTCAACGTCTATGGCGAGGACGACGGCGCCGAGCGGCTGATCCCGTTCGACAGCGTGCCCCGTATCATCCCGGCCGGCGAATGGGCGATGCTCGATCGCGGCATTCGCCAACGCGTACAGGCGCTCAACGCCTTCCTGCATGATATCTACCACCAACAACATATCCTGAAAGCGGGCATCATCCCGGCGGAGCAGGTGTTGGCCAACGACCAATACCAGCCCTGTATGCAAGGGGTCGATCTGCACCGCAATATCTATGCGCATATCATCGGCGTGGACATGGTGCGCAACAGCGACGGCCAGTACTACGTGCTGGAGGACAACCTGCGCACCCCGTCCGGCGTGTCCTACATGCTGGAAAACCGCAAGATGATGATGCGCCTGTATCCGGAGCTGTTCGCCCAGCAGCGTATCCGCCCGGTGGAACGCTACCCGTCCTACCTGCTGCAAACCCTGCGTGAAAGCACCCCCGTCAACGATCCCACCGTGGTGGTGCTGACGCCGGGCCGCTTCAACAGCGCCTATTTCGAGCACAGCTTCCTGGCGCAGCAGATGGGGGTGGAGCTGGTGGAAAGCGCCGATCTGTTTGTGAAAGACGGCGTGGTGTTTATGCGCACCACCGAAGGGCCGTGCAAGGTCGATGTGATTTACCGCCGCGTTGACGATGCGTTTCTTGATCCGTTGGCGTTCCGCCCGGATTCGATGCTCGGCGTGCCGGGGCTGCTGTCGGTTTACCGCGCCGGCAACGTGGTGCTGGCGAACGCCATCGGCACCGGCGTGGCCGACGACAAATCCATCTACCCGTACGTGCCGGAAATGGTGCGCTTCTATCTGCAGGAAGAGCCGATCCTCAACAACGTGCCCACCTGGCAGTGCCGCCACCCGAACGAGCTTTCCTACGTGCTGGCCAATCTGGAAAAAATGGTGGTGAAAGAAGTCCACGGCGCCGGCGGTTACGGCATGCTGATCGGGCCGGCCGCCACGAAGGACGAGATCGCGCATTTCCGCACCCTGCTGCAAACCAAACCGCACAATTATATCGCCCAGCACACGCTGGCGCTGTCTACCTGCCCGACCTTCGTCAACGAGGGCCTGGCGCCGCGCCATATCGATCTACGCCCCTTTGCCTTAAGCGGGGCCGAGATCCGCCTGGTGCCGGGCGGCCTGACGCGCGTTGCGCTGGCGGAGGGTTCGCTGGTGGTCAACTCGTCACAGGGGGGTGGAACAAAAGATACCTGGGTATTGGAGGATGACGCATGCTGA
- a CDS encoding transglutaminase family protein: MRLNIEHSTHYTYAQQVRRSTQYLRLTPQDSQHQRIISWQLTLPENAVRTTDAFGNVLHVLTLDVPHQAITIQAHGVVEIEDSAADQAAGHLSPLVYLRHSPLTQPDSAIRTFAQRYYQPQDALASLETLMSELLLKMPYSPGTTSVTDSAAEAFAVGQGVCQDHTHVFLACCRSLNIPARYVSGYLYNDDSPHVATHAWAEAWLNDRWHCFDISNNTCLPHRHLKLAVGIDYLDACPVRGVRLGGGSENMQTAAAVQMLPDEQEQ; encoded by the coding sequence ATGAGACTGAACATTGAGCACAGCACCCATTACACCTATGCCCAGCAGGTACGGCGCAGCACCCAATACCTGCGCCTGACGCCGCAGGATTCGCAGCATCAGCGCATCATATCCTGGCAGTTGACGCTGCCGGAAAACGCGGTGCGCACCACCGATGCGTTTGGCAATGTGCTGCACGTGCTGACGCTGGACGTGCCGCACCAGGCCATCACCATACAGGCCCACGGCGTGGTCGAGATTGAAGACAGCGCCGCGGATCAGGCGGCCGGCCATCTTTCACCGCTGGTGTACCTGCGCCACAGCCCGCTGACCCAGCCGGACAGCGCGATCCGCACCTTCGCCCAGCGCTATTACCAGCCACAGGACGCGCTGGCCAGCCTGGAAACCCTGATGAGCGAGCTGCTGCTGAAAATGCCCTACAGCCCAGGCACCACCAGCGTCACCGACAGCGCCGCCGAAGCATTCGCCGTCGGCCAGGGCGTTTGCCAGGATCACACCCACGTGTTCCTGGCCTGCTGCCGCAGCCTGAACATCCCCGCCCGCTATGTGAGCGGTTATCTGTATAACGACGATTCGCCGCACGTTGCTACTCACGCCTGGGCCGAAGCCTGGCTCAACGATCGCTGGCACTGTTTCGACATCAGCAACAACACTTGCCTGCCGCACAGGCACCTGAAACTGGCGGTCGGGATAGACTATCTGGATGCCTGCCCGGTACGCGGCGTGCGCCTGGGCGGCGGCAGCGAAAATATGCAAACCGCGGCTGCGGTGCAAATGTTGCCGGATGAGCAAGAACAGTAG
- a CDS encoding GNAT family N-acetyltransferase → MRPITAADNAAIAQVIRDVSAEHGLTADKGYTVSDPDLDTLYQLYSRPRSAYWVVEIDGRVAGGGGVAPLQGGEPDVCELQKMYFLPVLRGKGLAKRLALQALDFAREQGFRRCYLETTASLTQAIALYQHLGFAHIDHAMGTTGHSDCEVTMLKTL, encoded by the coding sequence GTGCGCCCGATTACGGCAGCAGACAATGCCGCTATTGCTCAAGTCATTCGCGACGTTTCCGCCGAGCACGGCCTGACGGCGGATAAAGGCTATACCGTTTCCGATCCCGATCTGGACACGCTCTATCAGCTCTACAGTCGGCCGCGCAGCGCCTACTGGGTGGTTGAGATCGACGGGCGGGTTGCCGGCGGCGGCGGCGTGGCGCCGTTACAGGGCGGCGAGCCTGACGTGTGCGAATTGCAAAAGATGTACTTTCTGCCGGTGCTGCGCGGCAAAGGCCTGGCAAAACGCCTGGCGCTGCAGGCGCTGGACTTTGCCCGTGAACAGGGGTTCCGCCGCTGTTACCTGGAAACCACCGCCAGCCTGACGCAGGCCATCGCCCTGTATCAGCACCTGGGCTTTGCGCATATCGATCACGCCATGGGCACCACCGGGCACAGCGACTGCGAAGTCACGATGCTGAAAACGCTGTAG
- the miaE gene encoding tRNA isopentenyl-2-thiomethyl-A-37 hydroxylase MiaE, whose protein sequence is MTYQSLLTPILNFLHCETPDAWIAAARRPENLRLLLTDHMVCELKAAQTGMWLIRRYVADKQGGDALLALLKPYEAFVHEEQGEPETLFRQSNFTKKILPKNGSAYGQDLVDKMVLLIKEELHHFSQVLGIMQARQIPYRKITASRYAKGMIREVRTHDPATLIDKLICGAYIEARSCERFARLAPHLDDELNRFYVSLLRSEARHYQDYLALAQQIAGEDISERVAHFGRLEAQLILAPDSEFRFHSGVPAGADGRALG, encoded by the coding sequence ATGACATACCAATCACTTTTAACACCCATTCTGAACTTCCTGCATTGTGAAACCCCAGACGCCTGGATTGCCGCCGCGCGCCGCCCGGAAAACCTGCGCCTGCTGCTGACCGACCATATGGTGTGCGAGCTGAAAGCGGCGCAGACCGGCATGTGGCTGATCCGCCGCTATGTGGCGGACAAACAGGGCGGGGACGCGCTGCTGGCATTGCTGAAGCCTTACGAGGCCTTTGTACACGAAGAGCAGGGCGAGCCGGAAACCCTGTTCCGCCAGAGCAATTTCACCAAGAAGATCCTGCCGAAAAACGGCTCGGCCTACGGGCAGGATCTGGTGGATAAGATGGTGCTGCTGATTAAAGAAGAGCTGCATCATTTTTCCCAGGTGTTGGGCATTATGCAGGCGCGGCAGATCCCGTATCGTAAAATCACCGCCAGCCGTTATGCCAAGGGAATGATCCGCGAAGTGCGCACCCACGATCCGGCGACGCTGATCGATAAACTCATCTGCGGCGCCTATATCGAAGCGCGTTCCTGCGAGCGCTTTGCCCGGCTGGCGCCGCACCTGGACGATGAGTTGAACCGCTTTTATGTTTCGCTGCTGCGTTCTGAAGCGCGCCACTATCAGGATTATCTGGCGCTGGCGCAGCAGATTGCCGGTGAGGATATCAGCGAGCGCGTTGCGCATTTCGGGCGGCTGGAGGCACAGCTTATTCTGGCGCCGGACAGCGAGTTCCGTTTTCACAGCGGCGTGCCGGCGGGGGCTGATGGCCGGGCGCTGGGTTAA
- a CDS encoding alpha-E domain-containing protein, producing MLSRTASELYWMARYLERAESIARVLDVTNKLSMMPTRGSENHDLKVPLNLTNTGELYAAAYTEITMANLVSFFALDNRNHSSIYSCLQMGWNNAHAVRGSLSSEVWECINATWIEMKLIRRQGIDAVGADSFFDWVKERAHLFRGAIFGTLLRSDAMYFIRLGTLLERADGTARLLDVKNQLQAADDDPVREYYRMDTLLRAVSAREAYHSIYKQQLSRDTIAELMILRNEIPRSLLACVGDMVQQLEHIGGTRSNGPRRLAHTLLAELRFSSIQDLNAVGLHTWLNDFLAQINQIAESIHHTYLEAQ from the coding sequence ATGCTGAGCCGCACTGCCAGTGAACTCTATTGGATGGCCCGCTATCTGGAGCGGGCCGAAAGCATCGCCCGGGTACTGGACGTCACCAACAAGCTGTCAATGATGCCGACCCGCGGCAGCGAAAACCACGATTTAAAAGTGCCTCTTAACCTGACCAACACCGGAGAACTTTACGCGGCGGCCTATACTGAAATCACTATGGCGAATCTGGTGAGCTTCTTCGCGCTGGACAACCGCAACCACAGCAGCATCTACAGTTGCCTGCAGATGGGCTGGAATAATGCCCATGCGGTGCGCGGCAGCCTGTCGTCGGAAGTGTGGGAGTGCATTAACGCCACCTGGATCGAAATGAAGCTGATCCGCCGCCAAGGCATCGACGCCGTCGGCGCAGACAGCTTTTTCGACTGGGTGAAAGAGCGCGCCCATCTGTTCCGCGGCGCCATCTTCGGCACCCTGTTGCGCAGCGACGCCATGTACTTTATCCGCCTGGGCACCCTGCTGGAACGGGCGGACGGCACGGCGCGCTTACTGGATGTAAAAAACCAACTGCAGGCAGCCGATGACGACCCGGTGCGCGAGTATTACCGAATGGACACGCTGTTGCGGGCGGTCAGCGCGCGCGAAGCCTACCACAGTATTTATAAGCAGCAGCTCAGCCGCGACACCATTGCCGAACTGATGATTTTGCGTAATGAAATCCCGCGTTCGCTGCTGGCCTGCGTCGGCGATATGGTACAGCAGTTGGAACACATCGGCGGCACTCGCTCCAACGGGCCACGCCGCCTGGCGCATACGCTGCTGGCAGAACTGCGCTTTAGCAGTATCCAGGATCTGAATGCGGTCGGCCTGCACACCTGGCTGAACGACTTCCTGGCGCAGATTAACCAGATTGCCGAAAGCATTCACCATACCTATCTGGAGGCACAATGA
- the pyrB gene encoding aspartate carbamoyltransferase → MANPLYHKNIISINDLSREELELALRTAARLKATPQPELLRHKVIASCFFEASTRTRLSFETAIQRLGASVVGFSDSSNTSLGKKGETLADTISVISTYVDAIVMRHPQEGAARLASEFAGGIPVLNAGDGANQHPTQTLLDLFTIQETQGRLNNINIAMVGDLKYGRTVHSLAQALAKFQGNRFYFIAPEALAMPGYILQMLEEKGIAYSLHESIEEVVPELDILYMTRVQKERLDPSEYANVKAQFILRAADLHGARANLKVLHPLPRIDEITSDVDKTPYAYYFQQAGNGIFARQALLALVLNEELAF, encoded by the coding sequence ATGGCCAACCCGCTGTATCATAAGAATATCATCTCTATTAACGATCTCAGCCGCGAGGAGCTGGAGCTGGCGCTGCGCACCGCCGCCCGCCTGAAAGCCACCCCACAGCCGGAGCTGCTGCGCCACAAAGTGATCGCCAGCTGTTTCTTCGAAGCCTCGACCCGCACCCGTCTGTCGTTCGAAACCGCCATCCAGCGCCTGGGCGCGTCGGTGGTCGGCTTTTCCGACAGCAGCAACACCTCGCTGGGCAAAAAAGGCGAAACGCTCGCCGACACCATCTCGGTCATCAGCACCTACGTCGACGCCATCGTGATGCGCCATCCGCAGGAAGGGGCCGCGCGCCTGGCGTCTGAATTCGCCGGCGGTATCCCGGTGCTTAACGCCGGCGACGGCGCCAACCAGCACCCAACGCAAACGCTGCTGGATCTGTTCACCATCCAGGAAACCCAGGGCCGCCTGAACAACATCAACATCGCGATGGTGGGCGATCTGAAATACGGCCGCACGGTGCACTCGCTGGCCCAGGCGCTGGCCAAATTCCAGGGCAACCGCTTCTACTTTATCGCGCCGGAAGCGCTGGCGATGCCGGGCTACATCCTGCAAATGCTGGAAGAGAAAGGCATTGCCTACAGCCTGCACGAAAGCATTGAAGAGGTGGTGCCGGAGCTGGATATCCTGTACATGACGCGCGTGCAGAAAGAGCGGCTCGATCCTTCCGAATACGCCAACGTGAAGGCGCAGTTCATTCTGCGCGCCGCCGATCTGCACGGTGCGCGCGCCAACCTGAAAGTGCTGCACCCGCTGCCACGCATTGATGAAATCACCAGTGACGTGGACAAAACGCCCTATGCCTACTATTTCCAGCAGGCGGGCAACGGTATCTTTGCCCGCCAGGCGTTGCTGGCGCTGGTGTTAAACGAAGAATTGGCTTTTTAA
- the ridA gene encoding 2-iminobutanoate/2-iminopropanoate deaminase, protein MSRNISTELAPAAIGPYVQGVDLGSMIMTSGQIPVDPKTGAVAEDVTAQARQSLENVKAIVEAAGLKVADIVKTTVFVKDLNDFATVNAAYEAFFTEHHAPFPARSCVEVARLPKDVKIEIEAIAVRR, encoded by the coding sequence ATGTCTCGTAATATCAGCACCGAATTAGCCCCCGCTGCGATTGGCCCTTACGTACAGGGCGTGGATCTGGGCAGTATGATCATGACCTCCGGCCAGATCCCTGTCGATCCGAAAACCGGCGCCGTTGCCGAAGACGTTACCGCCCAGGCGCGCCAGTCGCTGGAGAACGTGAAGGCGATCGTCGAAGCCGCCGGCCTGAAAGTGGCCGATATCGTGAAAACGACCGTTTTCGTGAAAGATCTTAACGACTTCGCCACGGTTAACGCCGCTTATGAAGCCTTCTTTACCGAGCACCACGCGCCGTTCCCGGCTCGTTCCTGTGTGGAAGTGGCCCGTCTGCCAAAAGACGTAAAAATCGAAATCGAAGCGATCGCTGTTCGCCGCTAA